Genomic DNA from Hordeum vulgare subsp. vulgare chromosome 2H, MorexV3_pseudomolecules_assembly, whole genome shotgun sequence:
GGTGACTTGGGTTCCCGATGCCCCTACCTCAAATTCCACAGCGGTAGCGGAATACTACTCCCCCAACTCCGTGCACTTAAATTCCCCAACCCGCAGCGGCCGATGCACGTCAACGATTTGATTATTACCGACATTCTCCCTTATCAATGGCGATCACGAGCGGCGGGTAGCGGCACAATGCGCTGACCGGTCCATGCAGACCGCACGGCTAGCTTCAAGCACCAAGAACGCCATATGACCAGTACTTTTGCACCGGAGAAGACGACGTGGCCGGCCGGccggcaggcaggcaggcagctcCATGAAAAGTAAAGAAAAACGCCGTGATTGATCTGCTTTCACGAGAGGCGGCGAGGTAACCATGCCTTCAGACCGCCATCAGCTCTTGTTAAAGAAGCATTTTTACAGTTCCGTAGTCTAAACCAGAGTTTTGTGCCGTGCGCTCATGGTGAATGACGGAACGCTCGTTGAATCGCGCGAAAGGGACGCCATTCCCAGCTATGATATTCAGAGCCTCCTCTCGTAGGAGTGCTCGTCAATGTGCACGCTCGCCTTTATTAAAAAGGCAATATGGAAGCGCATCCGTCCAGCTTGCCATCGCTATAACATTTTGGTACTACAGTATTAAAATTTTGGTCCTCCGGCATCCGTGAGCAGAAAGGATAGTCTGATCGCACAAGATGCCGAGTCTCGAGGGAGGCAGTTTTAAATTGAGGCTGCGTGCGTGCTCCCTCCAAGCAACCCCTGGCCCTGGCTGGCAAAGTCACCGTGCTCTGCCAAATGCCAAGAGCTCGTTGAAGCCCGGGCTTCTTGGCCAGCGTACGATACGTCCATGGCAGCAGAAGCTCGTTTTTTCCACCAGTTGGTTCAACACTCCAACAAACACCAAACATCAAGAATTCATACCAGGTGTTTCCATCTGTATCACGCGTGCGTGCGTGCGATTTTGGTGGTGACTGGACGACGCGGTGATTGGCGCTTAAACTAGTGTTgaccctctcttggatctttacacGGCTGCCCCCGTGGGGGCGAGCAAATCTACCGAGAAGACGCTCCGTCCAGAGGAGAGAGGGAATTAAGAAAAGTTGCACGAGGGCGATCCTATTTCCCAGCCTTAAAACTGGGGTTCAACCCCCATTCGTGCACCCTCAGCCATTGTACCCTTTTGCACGCTTCCCTATGTTAGTTACTTCCCTCCGCACTCAACCTCCTTATATGCCCTCCGATCCTCCTCCTAGCGACACAAGTGGTAGTAGTACTGCCTAACCTGCGAAGGATAGATAGTTACTACTACTACATACTTGACGGAGAAGATGATTGGCAGGGGGGTGGAGATGGCAACGGAGGTGGAGATGTCGCCGGCTGCCAAGGAAGCGGCGGCCGCCGCTATGTTTAGCCCCTACTCCAGCCCCAGCACAGCCTTCCTGCTGCAGAGGAGAGTTCTTTCctggtacgtacgtacgtacgtggtAGTATTACATGAAGCAGCGGCTTGACCTTTGTTTAGCTCATGGCATCTTGAATTGCTTGTTGTTTCTCTTGCCTCGCCATCGAATTCTGATTGCTCTCAACTGTAGGGCCAAGGAGACGGGGTCGCCGGCGACGGTGCGCGTTCGCGTCGCCGACAGGAGCTTCATTCTGCACAGGGTCAGATAGAGCTTGCCACCAACAACTTGattatggcgtggcgccggttttGTGATGATCATACTgagctttgtcgtcgtcgtcgttgcaggATCCTCTGGCGTCCAGGTGCAAGTATTTCAGCCACGCGATGGAGGAGCTGCCCGGAGACGTTGAGCTGCCGGACAGCTTCCCCGGAGGCTCCGACGCCTTCGAGGTGATCGggctcttctgctacggcgacgccGTGGCGCTCGACCCGTTCAACGTGGCGGCGGTGCGCTGCGCGGCGGAGTTCCTGGACGTGGGCGGCCTGGGCGCGCGCTgcgacctctacatcaaccaggTGGTGCTGCAGAGCTGGGACGACGCGCTCATCGTCCTGCAGCGCTGCCAGCCCCTCCTCCCCGTCGCCGAGGAGCTCCTCATCGTCAGCCGCTGCGTCGAGTCGCTGGCCTTCATGGCGTGCATGGAGATCCTCGACCCGGAGCAGCGGCGGGACCAGCCCGGCGTCGACGACGCCGGCGCGCGCGCCCTGGTCGGTCGCCGCTGGGACGCCGAGGTCGTCAAGGAGCTCGCCGCGCGCGACCTCTGGATCAAGGACCTCATCGCCCTTCCCTTCGAGTTCTTCAAGCGGATCGTGCAGGCGCTGCGGCGGCAAGGGATGAAGGAGAAGTACGTGAGCCCCGTGGTGCTCTTCTACGCAAACAAGTGGGTGCTCTCCAAGAAGACCCACAAGTTCTGGGCGAGCTCGGACGAGGCCGGCGACGGCGAGACCGACGCCAACAGGAGGGCCACGGAGATACTGCAGGGCGTGGTCGACCTGCTCCCGGTGGAGGCGAGCGGCGCCATCCCGGTGGCCTTCTACTTCGCGCTGCTGTCGCGGTCGCTCGCCCTCGAGCTGAAAGAGGAGAGCCGGACGAGGCTGCGAGACCAGGTAGCGTCCCAACTGCAGTTCGCCAGCGCGGATGACCTGCCGTTGCCGGAGCACGACGCCGACCGGTCCGTGGCCGATAGCCGGGAGGTGGTGACAATGGAGAGCATCGTCTCAAGCCACGTCGCCATGCAAAGACAAGGGGCCGAGGCCGTGGCGGAGTTGTGGGATCGGTACCTCGTGCAGATCGTGGCGGATCCCAAGCTCCGGCCGGGGAGGCTGGCAGAACTGATCGGCGTCGTTCCGGCCGGCGACCGGAAGACCCACGATCATCTATACGAGGCAATAAAGACGTACTTAGTGGTAAGACAAGTATCCTTCCGGTCACACGCTGGCATGGTTATCAGTCCGAGTGGTTTGCTGGTTTATTGAATTTTCAATTGTCCCTGACGAGAGGGAGCTGCTGATTCTGTGTCATGTCAGGAGCATCCCGGCCTGTCCGGCGAGGAGAAGGCGTCGCTGTGCGGGCACCTCGAGTGCCGGAAGCTGTCGCACGAGGCGTGCATCCAGGCGGTGCAGAACGAGCGGATGCCGCTCCGGTTCATCGTGCAGGCGCTGTTCGTGCAGCAGATGCACACGCACCGCGCCTTCGCCGAGCGTTCCGACTCGTTCCGGTACACGCTCTCCGGCGAGCTGATCCCAGGCGTCGCCGGCGCGTACACGCCGAGCCCAGGGTGCCCCGTCCCCACGAGCCAGCCGCTGAGCACCACCAGCCCGTACACAGACGCCCACACCAACGTGGCGCCCGACGGGAAGCTCCACGCCCGCGGCGACGACGACGCGACGTCGGACTACGAGACGGCGAGCTTCAGGATCCAGGCGCTGGAGCAGGAGATCATCTCGTTGAAGAAGACCCTGCAGCGGCACAACACCCTGAAAGGAGGCTCGGTTCGCAAGGACAGCAAAGAGCCGAGCTTCAGGGCGGACGTGGCGGCGCCGGTGGCGATCAGGCGGCGAGCACCCGTGTCCGGCAGCTGCATCGGATCCATGCGCTGGGGCTCGCAGCGGCGGTGCGCCAGCAGGATCCTGCGCGTGTTCACGAGACTGGCCGTGTTCGGGCGGAGCAGGTCCCGAGGGAAGCAGAGCAAGTGCAGGGCAGCAGCTGAGCAGCTCAGCTGCTTGTAGACTTGCAGGACTCCATTCAGGACAGTTTGCCAAAGAAAAATTAGTCAGGCCAGGACACTGAAAGTTTTGAACTTTTTTACTTGTGGGATGGGAAATTGCAGATGCCACGGTGAAACCTGGCAACCATGGATGTAGTTACTGCTTATTTGTACATACTGCTGCCAACGTTGAAAGGCTTGAATAGGTAGTTGCTGTCAGGTTCAGTTATTCATTCAGTAGAACAAGCGCGAGGTGAAGGTATTTTTGTTAGGTTAGCAACTCCCAACATCTGCATAGTTTATCATTTCATTTGTTAGGTGATGTTTACATCTTTAGTCTTGGCTTGCTGTTGTTGCACTGTTTTGTGTTTAGTTTTAAAGGTGACGCGCAGGTCCTTATCTACGAATTTGAGGCCCCGGTGCTAAATGCGAAAGAGACCCCAGAATTATCAAATAGGATCGTCAAAGCATTTTATCAAATATTGGGAAAATATATATATTAGTGTGTGTTTTGTATGCCGAATAAAACCAACTATACAAACTAAAACCAGGACAAATATTTTAAAACGGAGTAGATAGCAACATATGGGAAACTTAGTATCCGGCATGTCATAGTTGCACCTTAGTTTGTATAATCTGGTTCCTCAACCCGGTGTCAATGGCTTTGTTAGACTATCGGCATTGGTGGGGCGAAGCTTTGGAAGTCAGGTGACATCGGGTGTAGCGTTGTTTGTTCAATTTTCATGGAGAATGGTTGGAAAATTAATGTCAACGTTTTGTGTTTCTGTCTTAAGCCTATTTTTCAATTTACACTTGATgccttgtatttgtgtatttttttaAGATCGTGAAGAGACTGGTTAGGATCTCGTTGCAACCGAGATGCGAATCTTGAAGCAAAATGACTATCTATGAGGGCGGTGACTATGCAACACAACAGGGGGGGTGGGGGCATCGGTCATGGAGCATGTTGTTCGGTCATCCTCGAGGCCTGGGAGGCCTGGCGCTGGTCTGGTTCTAGGAAGAGGTCCACGGGCTCGGCGCACGGCTGGAGAAATATCTTCTAGTATAAGCCAAGGAACCCTCGGTATGAGGGCGGTTAGGGAGCATGTAAACCCTAGCTCTCTCTCCCTTTATAAGGCGAGGCTAGGTGTAGTTTCTATCATCTACTCTCGTAGAATTGGACTCTTAAGCagtcatattcatcatatatgtAAATCCCTCACACGAGGTGCTCCaccatcaatacaaaacataaagtaggacgtagggtattaccttgCCATGACGGCCCGAACTTAGGTAACTTGTTGTGCGAACTCCCTTGTGGTACTTTCGACCACATTTGCCATCCTATCAAGAGTACTCACAATTTCCTTGGGCTCTTTGGTGCCGCCAGGGTTCCAAACGACCGCCAATACGCGCTTGTATGAAATGTTGTTATTAACCCTGATAGCTTACCTATGCATGTGTGTGTTCCAAATGACCGCTCAAATGGACGGGAGCGCCCGTATGGAACGACGTCAAACGCTCTCGACTTCTCTCTGTTTCTGCATAGGATCCAAATGACCGCCAAAACGAGCGCAAGCGCTCATATGATACGTCGTCTTTTCAGCCTGCTCCCTCTGGATGTTTTTTGCTCGAACCGACAGGAGGTCATACGACCGCCTAGACAATCATTCTGGTCGCGTGAAAGACCGTCTTTTCATATGTTTCTTCTGAAACTTCACTTTTTGTTTTTCCTCGTGTGGAGTTAGTTCCAACACAATACATAGGCATATTTCCAAGCATTGAAACGTCAATTCAAAATATAATTTAATTTGCGCAAAGCAAAGCCTTCATTAGAACGACTTTTCCAAACTCACCTTCTATATCTAGAACTTCAATCACTCTTttattaaaacaaaacaaaattttACATGACTACTTTATTTGCGtgagttgcctcccaagaagTATTTGTTTTTGGTCAGATAGCTCGACCATAGTGGCGAGCAAGGTGGTGCTAGGACAAAAATAACATAGCTTCTAGCATTCAGAATGATGCCTTCTCCTCAGTAGGTCTTCATTTTATTTTTCCCAATGACTTACAAAAGGATCTTTACTGGGTAAGtcaaatctaatattcccctCAAACACATTTATCATAGATTTGATAGTCCTTAGAAAAGGGCTACCGATAATTATAGGAGCAATGAGATCTTCGGGCATATCAACTATCACAAGATCAATCATGACACGACAATCATTTATTTGAATTATAACTCCATGCTTAATGCCTACCGCGAGAGTGAAAGTAGAATTATCCATATTCAATATAATCTCGTAGTACCatactgaaaaggatcgagatggacctagaggggggggggggtgaataggtacaaatccaaattttaataattacttagcaattttaggctaaagtgcggaatatgagtgtaagtctAATAAtttctaagacaaagagtaagctattaggagtgaagcaaggcaagcggtaaacaataatcaaatacaagtaagtaatagggattaacacaagtagagagttagggttaggaataaccaaaactccgagagagacaaggatgtatcccgatgttcacttccttggagggaagctacgtcaccgttagaggggcggatgttaccacgaagtcacaccaacgccacgaaggctcaccctattctccctttgagataactccacgaaggcgtttctcaaccactagtggtaagccttgaggtggcttccaaaccttcacaaactttccgggggatatcacaatggtttgattcctctccgaagactcctaccgcctaggagtctccaacctccaagagtaacaagatcacggggattgctcaaaacttgctcaaatcacaaatcactttggtgggaaggaggagagggagacaatctatcttttgattggaacaacactcaaagggacgcacaaatgctcttgggatctaggatttggtgtagacaagagtgagtgagaggaaaggtgttcttgggtgtattctagctgtgttgaacaccctttcacgaggtgggagaagagtatatatagtgtggagtgaaatccagccgttggaagtgcaataagtcacacagggtccggacgtccgacacttgccggaagtccgggcgtccgtgaggggccggacgtccgacatgcgTCGGTCGTCCGCAGCCTGTAGGCACGACTAGAACTCTTCTGAAATTATcagtgaccggacgtccgacaggggtctgtCGTCCGAGGCCTATAGATGCGCTTGAATATATTTGAAATCATCAgcgtacggacgtccggagtggcccggaaatccgtgttatacagcacaatttctactggtggtggcttccggatttccgatggggttcggacgtccggagggagccggtttACCGAGATATAGAACACAAATTCTACTGGTGTAGACTTCCGGATTTCGAGAGctcggccggacgtccggccctcggatgtccggaaggAGCCGGACttccgagttatatgcctcacaaacttctggtggctGGCTGCGGATTTttgaagccagccggacgtccggccctcggacgtccggagggagccggatggccGAGGCAATTGGACATGCATGGAGTTGAAGACAGAGTggatagtatgtggtgtttggtatgatagtagagatgtggtatgagcaagtttatcgcagaacctgtgatcccctcctaatagtgcgggatccctatactcaatatcagtaaactcaaaagactactcttcatcatctcttcttaatcccgagccttctcgaaatataaatcaccaatcttttcagacaacctttggaaCATAAATATCAATCTACTTAaggtacttgccgtcctgagatacactcaacaaataggattagtttcctatgtatgtgttgtcattaacaccaaaagacgattaggggcataacatgcactttcaatctccccctttttggtagttgatgacaacatatacataggtctcaaaaaaggtttaacatacattatagtctaggagatatttagtacggagctcccccttaagatatgcatgataaagaaatcgaagctccaatggatcaacatgtaaagacaataaatcatcatagaaataaagaAGCAAGACAtagtagtctatgatgatatcatagcaagtcACAACCATTACATGAGTttttccattacattaaatctccaagactaaaaatgacgataataaagacttaactacgatacattactccccctttggcaccaagtaccaaaaagtgaGCCATCAACAGCATCAATCAAACTcaaagctcatcaccatcatcatcagcatcatcagccaagccACTGCCCCCAGCCTTGTCAAGgaactcagaccactcaggaccagaagggaagccaaaatcagtaggaggagcagcaggagtggcctcatcatcactcacatcaagagcgcccaaggctctcagacgagccttgagggcatcttggaggaaactaagcgggaaaccacgtcatgggtttgaccacactgaaaggagacaaccttcatcaaagcagaatgagctttgccaaggaatttggcaatgcgaccgagaggagtggagctagatgagggggtggcagcccgtgcagcagtgcggcgagtggatgtggaggatgagggggctttcttgggagcaaagtcatctgCCAtgcgagcgggaatgacccacttgcgatgggtgtgagtgacagccatagagaaatcagcaacatggttaataagtgcctggatggaaggagcgtgaggaaaggctcacttgtactgaaagctagcaagccgaatctcatgccatagaaaatggggcacattgattttgcccttggggtgctcgaacaagtgatacatgatgtcgatacaatagccactgcaagaacccttatcacccatcttgggatagatggtgcggatgagacactgaaaaataatgaagtaaggtgagcgccagatggatacctggttaaggtccttcatgcgctcatccgcatcaagctcacgtagtggcttgagaagatgtccacacacatcaatagacttaggcgcatggttagggtcatccctatgtattttgaaaccggaattggggaaacccagtgcggcaacaaatgtagcaTAAGAAGCTTCGAAGCGAACGTCacaggtgatccagctgacagtgttgtcggagccaaaatgacatgtggcatagaactggtgaatggcagcagcattaaagtcgcaatgaaaggcaaacggggcggcaagccccgatgcctcaataagctcaatggcacccggatatttcgccgggtgcatgcgaatatgctcaacatcaataaagtgatgaatagataaccccttagaaactatgactgtggtaaagatgtctgcctggacgtttgtgcggaaacgtgagtccatagagtcacgtgcgacctcgtattgatctatgtcgcggcggaaagtgagatatgaagctgCGCCAAGTGTGATGAAATTTGTGATAGCAtgacctaacgtggcaggaggttctagtgaaatgcggcgagcttcacctgcgggctgggcaggaggaggttgtggcatgtaggacgccctgcgagtcccgggatTTGGCTTGGATCTTCGAGTGACGTGCTCAGGAAGGTCCTCggtggcaagctcctcctcgaagtcggggtcagcaccatgagacgacgagggagacggcgaacgccggggcggagaacgccgggcagtccgtttgaagggacggattGGCTCATCCGAGCCCGACCCCGCGTTCATAGGGATGCGGGAAgatgagccggccacggtcttccgagcggtgtgcttggtcttgcccatgaagcgcaacacctacgcggatgaaaaatccccaaatgaggaacgaaacatggagatacatgggagaAATCAAATCCAACATGGAGAGAGACGGAGGAGCGACCTGAGGTTGGATCCCGCGAAGAATACGGAGAAAGAGGTgagggatccgcggaggagatcggcccgatctcgaggATGGCGGCGCTGGGTAGGAGCTCCTCGAGcagctcctcgagctggcggcggcggctggggcaaaagggggcgctgggggttagggcaaaagcccagccccgcgcccagctttatatagaGGCCCCGAggcgccggacgtccggagggagccggacgtccggaggttgttctggcgtcggacgaccgacactggtcggacgaccggaggagGTTTTGCCGCCGGACATCCGAGCgtggccggacgtccgagaaagaggagaagggagaggccagttctgataatttttgttttgatgatgatgacttgcatggtattgcaaaaaaaatatgaacactgttttcctagaagcattacatgcatgaaatgacctgtgcgtacgttgtaagcttaaaaaaAAGAATtacgactcactccccctaaatatatgcgcacatcaagagACAACCATAaagtgagtgtatgtatgtgtgtaagatttcaagatatgttgtcaagctccaagataccaagttcacgcctaagttgacagaacctagctacgctaagtggcttggtgaaaatgtcggctaactgcatgtcggtacccacatgggtaatatcaatgtcacccttttgcacatggtctctcaagaaatgatacctaatatcaatatgttttgtgcgagggtgatcaatggggttcacggagatctttatggcactttcattatcacagagaagaggaacatgTCGAtatgtgataccataatcctttagtgtttgcctcacccataacaattgagtagcacagcttgcggctgcaatatattcggcctcggccgtggagagagaaacacagttttgcttcttcgaggaccaacttaccaacgagcgtccaagaaactgacatgcaccggaagtggatttccgtcccactttatcaccggcccaatccgcatcagaatacccaataagatcaaactttgcatccttagggtaccataagcctaactttggggtgtgaacaaggtatctaagaatatgcttaaccgccgtgtgatggctttccataggggaagcttgaaatctagcacatatatcctacacttaacatgatgtccggtctagatgcgcaaagataaagcaacgaaccaatcatggagcggtaagtagatggatcaaaaggaataccgtttgagtcttcatttagaactacatcggtggccatgggtgtctccattggtttagcatttgtcatatcaaatttctcaagaatgtccttgagatacttagtttgagataagaaaatcccttcttgaaattgttgtatttgaaaaccaagaaagaacttcaagtccgtgttgagtgacatctcaaaggtcttggtcatggaggccgcaaacttcttgcacaaatggatgttaggagagccaaaaatgatgtcatctacatagatttggcataagatcaaatcaccattttccctcttagtaaaaagagtgggatcgatcacccccaccacaaagccatcatcgagtaggaacttcttaagatgatcgtaccaagcacggggtgcttgtttaagaccataaagtgccttgtgaagtttatatacatggtctttgtgatgagggtcaacaaacccaggtggttgtgatacatatacctcttcttgtagaggaccgttaagaaaagcacttttcacatccatttgatgcaaagtaaaaccattgaaagcagcatgggccagtaaaatgcgaatggactcaagacgagcaacaggggcgaaagtttcaccaaagtccaaaccttcaacttgggagtacccatgtgctactaacctttccttgttgcgtaggacagtcccgttctcatcttccttgttcttgaaaatccatttagttccaatgacattatgttcctcagttggtcattctaccaatgaccatacttcgttgcgtgtaaaactgtttagctcctcttgcatagcaagtagccagtcattgtcacataatgcatcctgaaccctgtgtggcacggtactagagacaaacaaaaagtgagcacaaaagtttgttaattgtttac
This window encodes:
- the LOC123429785 gene encoding BTB/POZ domain-containing protein At5g48130, with protein sequence MIGRGVEMATEVEMSPAAKEAAAAAMFSPYSSPSTAFLLQRRVLSWAKETGSPATVRVRVADRSFILHRDPLASRCKYFSHAMEELPGDVELPDSFPGGSDAFEVIGLFCYGDAVALDPFNVAAVRCAAEFLDVGGLGARCDLYINQVVLQSWDDALIVLQRCQPLLPVAEELLIVSRCVESLAFMACMEILDPEQRRDQPGVDDAGARALVGRRWDAEVVKELAARDLWIKDLIALPFEFFKRIVQALRRQGMKEKYVSPVVLFYANKWVLSKKTHKFWASSDEAGDGETDANRRATEILQGVVDLLPVEASGAIPVAFYFALLSRSLALELKEESRTRLRDQVASQLQFASADDLPLPEHDADRSVADSREVVTMESIVSSHVAMQRQGAEAVAELWDRYLVQIVADPKLRPGRLAELIGVVPAGDRKTHDHLYEAIKTYLVEHPGLSGEEKASLCGHLECRKLSHEACIQAVQNERMPLRFIVQALFVQQMHTHRAFAERSDSFRYTLSGELIPGVAGAYTPSPGCPVPTSQPLSTTSPYTDAHTNVAPDGKLHARGDDDATSDYETASFRIQALEQEIISLKKTLQRHNTLKGGSVRKDSKEPSFRADVAAPVAIRRRAPVSGSCIGSMRWGSQRRCASRILRVFTRLAVFGRSRSRGKQSKCRAAAEQLSCL